Proteins encoded in a region of the Synechococcus sp. BIOS-U3-1 genome:
- a CDS encoding NAD(P)H-quinone oxidoreductase subunit H encodes MTQMETRTEPMVVNFGPHHPSMHGVLRLVVTLDGEDVLDCEPVIGYLHRGMEKIAENRTNVMFVPYVSRMDYAAGMFYEAIVVNAPERLANIPVPKRASYIRVLMLELNRIANHLLWLGPFLADVGAQTPFFYIFREREMIYDLWEAATGQRLINNNYFRIGGVAADLPWGWLEKCRDFCDWFGPKIDEYEKLITNNPIFRRRIEGLGIIGKEEAINWSLSGPMLRASGVPWDLRKVDHYECYDDFDWDVIWEKEGDCFARYRVRVEEMRQSLKILRQACDMIPGGPTENLEAKRMLEGKDSDFAGFDYQYVAKKVAPTFKIPNGELYTRLESGKGEIGVFIQGNNDVTPWRFKIRAADSNNLQILPHILKGHKVADIMAILGSIDVIMGSVDR; translated from the coding sequence ATGACGCAGATGGAAACGCGCACGGAGCCGATGGTGGTCAACTTCGGCCCCCACCACCCCTCAATGCACGGGGTGTTGCGCCTTGTGGTGACTCTCGATGGAGAGGATGTGCTCGATTGCGAGCCGGTAATCGGCTATCTCCATCGCGGCATGGAGAAGATCGCCGAAAACCGAACGAACGTCATGTTCGTGCCCTACGTGAGCCGAATGGATTACGCAGCAGGCATGTTCTACGAAGCGATTGTCGTCAACGCCCCTGAAAGGTTGGCGAATATCCCTGTTCCCAAGCGGGCCAGTTACATCAGGGTGTTGATGCTGGAGCTCAACCGCATCGCCAATCATCTGCTGTGGCTGGGACCCTTCCTCGCTGATGTCGGCGCCCAGACCCCATTTTTCTACATCTTCCGTGAACGGGAGATGATCTATGACCTCTGGGAAGCGGCAACCGGTCAGCGCCTGATCAACAACAACTACTTCCGCATCGGTGGCGTGGCAGCCGATCTGCCTTGGGGATGGCTCGAAAAATGTCGCGATTTCTGTGACTGGTTCGGCCCCAAAATCGATGAATACGAAAAACTAATTACCAATAATCCGATCTTCCGCCGACGCATTGAAGGTCTGGGAATCATCGGCAAGGAAGAAGCCATCAACTGGAGCCTTTCCGGCCCAATGCTGAGGGCCTCCGGAGTGCCGTGGGACCTGCGCAAAGTTGACCATTACGAGTGCTACGACGACTTCGACTGGGATGTGATCTGGGAGAAAGAGGGAGACTGCTTCGCCCGTTACAGAGTTCGAGTGGAAGAAATGCGCCAGTCCCTCAAGATTCTTCGCCAGGCCTGCGACATGATTCCCGGCGGCCCAACGGAAAACTTAGAGGCCAAACGCATGCTCGAAGGCAAAGACAGCGATTTCGCCGGGTTCGACTACCAGTACGTGGCCAAAAAGGTGGCTCCCACATTCAAGATCCCCAATGGGGAGCTTTACACCCGACTGGAATCTGGAAAGGGCGAGATCGGAGTATTCATTCAGGGCAACAACGACGTGACACCCTGGCGCTTCAAGATTCGTGCCGCAGACAGCAACAATTTGCAGATCCTTCCCCACATCCTCAAGGGGCACAAAGTCGCCGACATCATGGCGATCCTTGGTTCCATCGACGTGATCATGGGATCCGTCGATCGCTGA